Proteins encoded by one window of Pelecanus crispus isolate bPelCri1 chromosome 8, bPelCri1.pri, whole genome shotgun sequence:
- the JAKMIP2 gene encoding janus kinase and microtubule-interacting protein 2 isoform X2 — protein sequence MSKKGRSKGEKPEALIVALQAANEELRTKLTDIQIELHQEKSKVAKLEREKTQETKRIREVEQRKQTVQITELKAKLHEEKMKELQAVRENLIKQHEQEMTRMVKVRDSEIQRLKSALCALRDGSSDKVRTALTIEAREEARKQFDSERLKLLQEITELKSAKKQVDEALNNMIQADKIKAGDLRSEHQSHQEAISKIKWESERDIRRLMDEIKAKDRIIFSLEKELETQTGYVQKLQLQKEALDEQLFLVKEAECNMSSPKREIPGRAGDGSEHCSSPDLRRNQKRIAELNATIRKLEDRNTLLVDERNELLKRVREAEKQCKPLLEKNKCLTKRNDELMQSLQRMEDKLKAVTKENIEMREKMTSHPPLKKLRSLNDLDQANEEQETEFLKLQVIEQQNIIDELTRDREKLIRRRKHKRSSKPIKRHVVDTVFGYDDDSMDSETSSVASYRTDRTPATPDDDLDEGLAAEESELRFRQLTKEYQALQRAYALLQEQTGGIIDAEREAKAQEQLQAEVQRYKAKIEDLEKTLAQKGQIEKLEAENNRLQQELQDARDQNELLEFRNLELEERERRSPPFNLQIHPFSDGVSALQIYCMKEGVKDVSIPDLIKQLDILGDNGNLRNEEQVAIIQASTVLSLAEKWIQQIEGAEAALHQKMMELESDMEQFCKIKGYLEEELDYRKQALDQAYMRIQELEATLYNALQQETVIKFGELLTEKQQEELRTAVEKLRRQMLRKSREYDCQILQERMELLQQAHQRIRDLEDKTDIQKRQIKDLEEKFLFLFLFFSLAFILWP from the exons GTTGCTAAGCTTGAAAGAGAGAAGACTCAAGAAACTAAGCGTATCCGTGAGGTGGAGCAGCGCAAGCAGACTGTGCAGATCACGGAGCTAAAAGCTAAACTCCATgaggagaaaatgaaggagCTGCAGGCCGTGAGGGAGAACCTCATCAAACAGCATGAGCAGGAGATGACGCGGATGGTGAAAGTCCGAGACAGTGAAATCCAGCGCCTCAAGTCAGCGCTGTGTGCGCTGCGGGATGGGAGCAGCGATAAAGTAAGGACAGCGCTGACTATTGAGGCTCGTGAAGAGGCCAGAAAACAGTTCGACTCTGAGCGCCTTAAGCTTCTGCAGGAAATTACTGAACTGAAGTCTGCCAAAAAGCAGGTAGATGAGGCCCTTAACAATATGATCCAAGCTGATAAGATCAAGGCAGGGGATCTTCGGAGTGAGCATCAGTCCCACCAGGAAGCCATTTCCAAGATCAAATGGGAGAGTGAAAGGGATATTCGCCGCCTG ATGGACGAGATCAAGGCTAAAGACAGGATCATATTTTCCTTGGAGAAAGAACTGGAGACACAGACAGGCTACgtgcagaagctgcagctgcagaaggaagcTCTGGATGAACAGCTCTTCTTGGTGAAGGAGGCAGAGTGTAACATGAGCAGTCCCAAGAGAGAGATCCCAGGAAGGGCTGGAGATGGTTCGGagcactgcagcagccct GACTTGCGCAGAAACCAGAAGAGGATAGCAGAACTGAATGCTACAATCCGGAAGCTGGAAGACAGGAACACGTTGCTCGTTGACGAACGAAACGAACTG TTGAAGCGTGTCCGAGAAGCTGAGAAACAATGTAAACCTCTTCTGGAAAAGAACAAGTGCCTCACGAAGAGAAATGATGAACTTATGCAGTCTTTGCAGCGCATGGAAGATAAACTCAAAGCAGTCACTAAAGAAAATATAGAAATG agagaaaaaatgacATCACATCCTCCTCTAAAGAAATTAAGATCTCTCAATGACCTGGATCAGGCTAATGAGGAACAAGAAACTGAATTCTTAAAGCTTCAGGTCATAGAACAGCAGAACATAATTGATGAGTTAACAAGG GACAGGGAGAAACTAATTCGTCGCAGAAAGCATAAAAGGAGCTCAAAGCCAATTAAG aGACATGTTGTGGATACAGTTTTTGGATACGATGATGATTCCATGGACTCTGAAACATCCTCTGTGGCTTCATATAGAACAGACAGAACACCAGCAACCCCAGATGATGATCTCGATGAG GGTTTAGCAGCTGAAGAATCAGAGCTGAGGTTTCGACAGCTAACAAAGGAGTACCAGGCCCTGCAGAGAGCGTATGCACTACTGCAGGAGCAGACAGGAGGCATCATAGATGCTGAAAGAGAAGCCAAG GCTCAGGAGCAGCTCCAAGCTGAAGTCCAGAGATATAAAGCCAAAATAGAAGATCTGGAGAAAACTTTGGCACAGAAAGGGCAG ATAGAGAAACTGGAAGCAGAAAACAACCGTCTGCAACAGGAGCTGCAGGATGCCCGAGACCAGAATGAGCTGTTGGAGTTCCGCAACCTTGAGCTGGAG gaaagagaGAGACGGTCCCCACCATTTAATCTCCAGATTCACCCATTCTCAGATGGTGTGAGTGCTCTACAGATCTACTGCATGAAGGAAGGGGTTAAG GATGTCAGCATCCCAGACCTCATAAAGCAGTTAGACATCCTAGGTGATAATGGG AATTTAAGAAATGAAGAACAAGTGGCCATAATTCAGGCTTCCACTGTATTGTCCTTGGCAGAAAAG TGGATCCAGCAGATTGAGGGAGCTGAAGCTGCTCTGCATCAGAAGATGATGGAACTGGAAAGTGATATG GagcaattttgcaaaataaaaggtTATTTGGAGGAAGAATTAGACTACAGGAAGCAAGCTCTTGACCAAGCATACATG AGGATCCAGGAGCTTGAAGCCACCTTGTACAATGCTTTGCAGCAAGAAACGGTGATAAAGTTTGGGGAGCTActcactgaaaaacagcaggaagaGTTGAGGACAGCAGTAGAAAAGTTAAGACGTCAGATgctgaggaaaagcagagaataTGATTGCCAGATTCTTCAGGAGAGGAtggagctgctccagcaggCTCATCAG AGGATCCGAGATTTAGAAGATAAAACTGACATCCAGAAGAGACAAATTAAGGATCTGGAGGAAAAG tttctaTTTCTATTCTTGTTCTTCTCTCTTGCCTTTATTCTTTGGCCTTGA
- the JAKMIP2 gene encoding janus kinase and microtubule-interacting protein 2 isoform X1, whose translation MSKKGRSKGEKPEALIVALQAANEELRTKLTDIQIELHQEKSKVAKLEREKTQETKRIREVEQRKQTVQITELKAKLHEEKMKELQAVRENLIKQHEQEMTRMVKVRDSEIQRLKSALCALRDGSSDKVRTALTIEAREEARKQFDSERLKLLQEITELKSAKKQVDEALNNMIQADKIKAGDLRSEHQSHQEAISKIKWESERDIRRLMDEIKAKDRIIFSLEKELETQTGYVQKLQLQKEALDEQLFLVKEAECNMSSPKREIPGRAGDGSEHCSSPDLRRNQKRIAELNATIRKLEDRNTLLVDERNELLKRVREAEKQCKPLLEKNKCLTKRNDELMQSLQRMEDKLKAVTKENIEMREKMTSHPPLKKLRSLNDLDQANEEQETEFLKLQVIEQQNIIDELTRDREKLIRRRKHKRSSKPIKRHVVDTVFGYDDDSMDSETSSVASYRTDRTPATPDDDLDEGLAAEESELRFRQLTKEYQALQRAYALLQEQTGGIIDAEREAKAQEQLQAEVQRYKAKIEDLEKTLAQKGQDSHWVEDKQLFIKRNQELLDKIEKLEAENNRLQQELQDARDQNELLEFRNLELEERERRSPPFNLQIHPFSDGVSALQIYCMKEGVKDVSIPDLIKQLDILGDNGNLRNEEQVAIIQASTVLSLAEKWIQQIEGAEAALHQKMMELESDMEQFCKIKGYLEEELDYRKQALDQAYMRIQELEATLYNALQQETVIKFGELLTEKQQEELRTAVEKLRRQMLRKSREYDCQILQERMELLQQAHQRIRDLEDKTDIQKRQIKDLEEKFLFLFLFFSLAFILWP comes from the exons GTTGCTAAGCTTGAAAGAGAGAAGACTCAAGAAACTAAGCGTATCCGTGAGGTGGAGCAGCGCAAGCAGACTGTGCAGATCACGGAGCTAAAAGCTAAACTCCATgaggagaaaatgaaggagCTGCAGGCCGTGAGGGAGAACCTCATCAAACAGCATGAGCAGGAGATGACGCGGATGGTGAAAGTCCGAGACAGTGAAATCCAGCGCCTCAAGTCAGCGCTGTGTGCGCTGCGGGATGGGAGCAGCGATAAAGTAAGGACAGCGCTGACTATTGAGGCTCGTGAAGAGGCCAGAAAACAGTTCGACTCTGAGCGCCTTAAGCTTCTGCAGGAAATTACTGAACTGAAGTCTGCCAAAAAGCAGGTAGATGAGGCCCTTAACAATATGATCCAAGCTGATAAGATCAAGGCAGGGGATCTTCGGAGTGAGCATCAGTCCCACCAGGAAGCCATTTCCAAGATCAAATGGGAGAGTGAAAGGGATATTCGCCGCCTG ATGGACGAGATCAAGGCTAAAGACAGGATCATATTTTCCTTGGAGAAAGAACTGGAGACACAGACAGGCTACgtgcagaagctgcagctgcagaaggaagcTCTGGATGAACAGCTCTTCTTGGTGAAGGAGGCAGAGTGTAACATGAGCAGTCCCAAGAGAGAGATCCCAGGAAGGGCTGGAGATGGTTCGGagcactgcagcagccct GACTTGCGCAGAAACCAGAAGAGGATAGCAGAACTGAATGCTACAATCCGGAAGCTGGAAGACAGGAACACGTTGCTCGTTGACGAACGAAACGAACTG TTGAAGCGTGTCCGAGAAGCTGAGAAACAATGTAAACCTCTTCTGGAAAAGAACAAGTGCCTCACGAAGAGAAATGATGAACTTATGCAGTCTTTGCAGCGCATGGAAGATAAACTCAAAGCAGTCACTAAAGAAAATATAGAAATG agagaaaaaatgacATCACATCCTCCTCTAAAGAAATTAAGATCTCTCAATGACCTGGATCAGGCTAATGAGGAACAAGAAACTGAATTCTTAAAGCTTCAGGTCATAGAACAGCAGAACATAATTGATGAGTTAACAAGG GACAGGGAGAAACTAATTCGTCGCAGAAAGCATAAAAGGAGCTCAAAGCCAATTAAG aGACATGTTGTGGATACAGTTTTTGGATACGATGATGATTCCATGGACTCTGAAACATCCTCTGTGGCTTCATATAGAACAGACAGAACACCAGCAACCCCAGATGATGATCTCGATGAG GGTTTAGCAGCTGAAGAATCAGAGCTGAGGTTTCGACAGCTAACAAAGGAGTACCAGGCCCTGCAGAGAGCGTATGCACTACTGCAGGAGCAGACAGGAGGCATCATAGATGCTGAAAGAGAAGCCAAG GCTCAGGAGCAGCTCCAAGCTGAAGTCCAGAGATATAAAGCCAAAATAGAAGATCTGGAGAAAACTTTGGCACAGAAAGGGCAG GACTCACACTGGGTGGAAGACAAACAGCTTTTCATTAAGAGGAACCAAGAGCTTTTAGACAAG ATAGAGAAACTGGAAGCAGAAAACAACCGTCTGCAACAGGAGCTGCAGGATGCCCGAGACCAGAATGAGCTGTTGGAGTTCCGCAACCTTGAGCTGGAG gaaagagaGAGACGGTCCCCACCATTTAATCTCCAGATTCACCCATTCTCAGATGGTGTGAGTGCTCTACAGATCTACTGCATGAAGGAAGGGGTTAAG GATGTCAGCATCCCAGACCTCATAAAGCAGTTAGACATCCTAGGTGATAATGGG AATTTAAGAAATGAAGAACAAGTGGCCATAATTCAGGCTTCCACTGTATTGTCCTTGGCAGAAAAG TGGATCCAGCAGATTGAGGGAGCTGAAGCTGCTCTGCATCAGAAGATGATGGAACTGGAAAGTGATATG GagcaattttgcaaaataaaaggtTATTTGGAGGAAGAATTAGACTACAGGAAGCAAGCTCTTGACCAAGCATACATG AGGATCCAGGAGCTTGAAGCCACCTTGTACAATGCTTTGCAGCAAGAAACGGTGATAAAGTTTGGGGAGCTActcactgaaaaacagcaggaagaGTTGAGGACAGCAGTAGAAAAGTTAAGACGTCAGATgctgaggaaaagcagagaataTGATTGCCAGATTCTTCAGGAGAGGAtggagctgctccagcaggCTCATCAG AGGATCCGAGATTTAGAAGATAAAACTGACATCCAGAAGAGACAAATTAAGGATCTGGAGGAAAAG tttctaTTTCTATTCTTGTTCTTCTCTCTTGCCTTTATTCTTTGGCCTTGA